AACCACCCTTTGTGGGTCATCTCTGTTTGAAGGACCATCAATCTTTCCCATGGTTAGCCAGCAATCCTCTCGAATCCTTATTTCCTCCCCCACCTCCTACATCCCATTTAGTTGCAAGTTCTATCACCTCCCTACCCATCAAGAGACTTTGCCATCTCCATGACGATTTGTGACCTTTATGGGCATTCCAGAAGGTATTTCTTGGAAAGTATAGGCTCCTTAGAATTCTGCTCCATAGGGCTTCTGGGGTTTGAATCAGccgccaagcttgtttccctAGCAAAGATTTGTTAAAGGTCACAAGATCTCTAAAGCCGAGACCTCCATAGTCCTTTCGGGTTTTCAAAAGATCCCAATTCTTCCAATGAACACATTTTTTTGCTGAATTTTGCTTCCACCAGAAGTTAGATATTCGTTGTTCTATCGCCCGGCAAATAGATATAGAAATTTTGAAGAGAGACATAGCGTATTGTGGCAAAGCTTTGACTATTGTCTTGATAAGGATCTATTTCCCTACCTTGGATATTTGTTTTTCTATCCAGCCCTCTAGtttcttttcaacacaagcaAGGACCCAAGCAAACATGTGTTTTTTGGTATGGCCCCAATCTAAAGGTATTCCCagatattttcctattttttccaTGATAGGAACCCTTAATTCATTTGCTAGGTTTGATTTTAAGTGATGAGGGCAGCCCTTCTCGaagaaaatcccaaacttgtttAGGTTGATGGCTTGACCCGAGGCAAAGCAGTATTGGTTTAGGATGTTGGCCAGATTTTGGGCCCTAGTGATTATACCATTAAGGAAGAAGATAGCATCATCAGCGAATAGGAGATGAGACAGAGTGGGGCAAGATGGGTTTAGTTTGATACCTTTGATAGTTTGGTCTTCAATGGCTTTTGTCATGAGGGATGAGAGAGCACTGGCCATGAGAATAAAGAGATAGGGGATAATAGGTCCCCTTGTCGAATTCCTTGAGATGGGCTAAAAGGAATGCAAAGGTCCCCATTAACTCTCACACTATATGAGACCGTGGAGATACATTATTTGACTAAGGATACCCATTTGTCACAAAATCCCAACTTTAGTAGATAATCACATAAGAAGTCCCATTCCACCCGATCAAAGGCTTTTTGCATGTCAAGTTTAAGGACTGCCTGGAACTTCCGCTTCCTTTTCCTCACTCTTAGATGATGTAGGACCTcctgaacaatgaaaatattatcctaGATTTGACGACCACTAataaaagcactttgttcttgGGAGATTAGGTTCGGGAGGAGGGGTTTTAGTCGGTTGCCATAACTTTGGCAATGACTTTATAACTAAAGTTGTAAAGACCGATAGGCCTGTATTGAGTTATACTTTCAAGGTGTGCTACTTTAGGGATCAGAGTGATATGGGTCTTGTTCAATTCAGGACCAAGAGTACATTGGTTGAAGAAGGAGTCTACCAATCTGAAAATATCGTCTCGAACCACCGACCACTAGCTTTGGTAAAATAATCCATTGAGTCCATCCGGCCCTGGTGCTTTAGTAGCTCCCAATTGAAAGATTGCATATCTTACTTCTTCCTCGGAGATAGGCTTGATTAGGTCTTCATTCATCTCATCGTTTACCAGTTGGATGCATTGATCAAGGATAGGTTGATAATTTATCTCCCCCACCGTGGTATATAGACATTGATAGAAAGCCTTGATATGTTGTTTTATGATTGTAGGCTCACGGCTCCATGTGGCATCGTCGATCCCCATAGAGATCTTATTTCTAATTCTTCTTTGTACAATCGTGGTatgaaaaaattttgtgttttgatcGCCCCACCTCATCCACTTGATTCTTGAACGCATGCTCCAGTACATTTCCTCTTGTCGCCAAAGGCCTTCTATTTTCCAGCTACTTTTCTGTACTCCTCTCTGTCATATTGCTCTTCTTCCTTGTTAGTCAACTCCGTTAGTCTTTGCTTGAGTAGATCTATTTGTCGAAGTGCATTGTGAAATTTTCCTTGGCTCCATATGGCTAGATCAACTGCAACTTTCTTCACTTTTCCTGCAAAGTTTGTTTGGTAAATGCTATTTTTCCCCCAACCTCTTGGATCACGTCTATACATTCCTTTTCTTCAAGCCAGTATGCCTCAAATTTGaactccttctttcttcttgcagTGTTTGGTTCCAGTGTAAGTAGCAAGGGGCTGTGATCCAAACTAATCGCCGGTAGAGCGAGGACCTCCGCGTTTGGAAATTGTACTCTCCATGCCCAATTACATAAAGCTCTATCCAGTCTTTTCTTCACTAGGTCATCTCCTTCTATATTGTTAGTCTAGGTGAATTTGCAGCCTTTGCTTTAATGAGCATGAGTCCATGAAGGCACGAAAGGCCACCATTCTGTGTCTATCTGCTTCTCTTCTTCCAGCTTTTTCCCAATAATAAAgaacttcattaaaatctcccatGCAAAGCCAAGGTAGGTTGTTGGATGAATTAATTGAGGATAGCATTTGCCAAAGGTTTAATCTCTCTTGAAAGGAGGTAGATGCGTGtagaaatgatattttcatttgaTCGTTGTTGCTGAGAACTTTACACTTTACATCAATAATCTCCCAAAACATGCCAGAACTTCCACTTGTACTTGATCATCCCACATTAGAATTAATCCCCTTGCTATTCCAATTGGATTGATTATAGTAGAGTAGCTAAACTTCAGACTTTTTAGTACTCTATCGACCTTGCTTTCTttattcttggtttccataaggaACACTAAGTTGGGCCTCTCttgagccactaaggctctAAGGTGTTGAACTGTCAGGGGTGTGCCTAGGccctgacagttccagcaaAGGATCCTCATGTATGACCTGGTAGCTTATTAGgactagccaccaaagcccattccaGGACACCTTCTATCGATTGGATTGGGGTATCCAATAAGTTCTCCTCATCTAGAAGCTGAATTGAAGAGTATCTATTCTCGTAAGGGTTAacccttttctgttttttttgtcaCTAGGGTTTTgagtttgtttttgtttttcttcatgtAATCAACACCTTTGTCCTCCTCAACCGAATGAAGAAGCAAGAGCTGGGTTTGTTGAGGTCTCTTCCCCTTATTTGGGATGTCATAATCATCCATCCATATATCATCTTCTAGTTTGTTTGTTGGGACAGTGGGTAGAATTATGGCTAAGGCCTTTGGTTCAACATCAAATGGTTCTGATCTGGATGCTTTATCAGTGGATGGCATGGGGGTTCCAGGCaccatttcttcctcttcatgtGGGTGATCAATTTGCCTGTAAAAGGTCTTCCAACAAGGGATGGGTTCTCTAACTTCTACTTTCAGCCAAGGGGCGTACTTTCCTGGTTTGTCTTGAGCCAACCCTGTCTCTTCATAAGATATTTCAAGGCATAAATTGGCGTAATGCCCAATTCGGCCGCATGAGAAGTAGAAATGAGGTAGCCTTTCATATTTAAAATCTCGCCACCATTTGTTCCCTCCGAAGTTGACCATTGTTCCTGTTTTCAGAGGGCTTGACAAGTTTAGATTGACTTTTGCTTTGCTTACCTTGCGCCAGCTATTGTTCCGGGCCTTCAATTTTACCTCCTTCACTTTGCCTAACTTTGAGGCTATGATCCGAACAGAATCTTCGTTGATCCGAGCTCGAGGTAATCTCAATATATGCACCCAAAAGGCAATTATGTGAAAAGTCATAGCAATGTTCAGGGGTGTCATGATCACCTTCCAAGAGTACAAGTAAGTTACTTGCAAATGACCAAGGCCCATTTTGTacaactcttttttttgtcctccagcaattcaaataagaaacaaaaaaggccAGGATTAATAACTTCACATTTGACAAAATCTATTTTCCATGCCCTCCTAATTGTGTTGATAAATGCCTAGAAAttgacatttggtttagaaAACAGTTTTCCATACAAAGATCACTTTCCTATTTATATTTGTCAGGTATGTGGGCATCCAATTCCGTGACTTCATCTTTTGACCAAAGATCCCCCATACTTCTGCATAGTGTtgccaatcaaaattgattttctttgagtttGTCCATCTTTAGCTTGTATAGTTGCTTGTTTTGGTAGATCTGGGTTTGGGTTTTGGGTTGCTGAATGGTTTGATGTCGGAGCTTGGTGGAGTGAAGGGAGCTCTATAGGTGGGTATATGAAATATTGAACAGGGCTGACTTGGGGGTGTGGGTAAGCGATGGGTGGGGAGAGAACAAGGAAAGGATTATAGGGGATTGTGGTTACTGAATCTATCAGATGAGAAGGGAGTATTGGGTGGAGGTATTTGGCAGGGTTTGAGGTGGGAGTTGGAATCAGCGATTATCCAAGCATGATGTTTAGGCTTTGGATGGGGAGAGTACCTTTGCAGGTCCATTCTGCTCAATCCACCATCGTTCACAAAAAATGGGTTGAGGATGATGTGCTTGAAGGGTAGAATCTAAGTGGGTCAATAGGGTTTTGGTGTGCTTGGAATGCGAAATCTGGGTGTAAGAAGCTAGTCTGGTGGAGAAATCATTTGATTGAGAGAAGCCTCAAATTTGGAGTCTAAGGTTGCAAGGGAAACAGCTATCAACGAGGATAAAGAAGGAGCTCACACCATTGATGAGGGGGGGGAGAGCGCTACGGGACCACGGGAGCGCAGGAGAGACGAGCAACCACTTCGCATGTGTTAAAAAATAACCCCActtcaattttttcttattgttcgCAGCCACTTTTTTATgcggaaggaaaataaaaagggagggAAAGTGACTAGagcaaaagaaattcaaattatttacgCGGAATGGCGATTTTACCCTTCAAGGAAAACCTGCACCATTTTTGAATTCCCCCCTTGTTCACTCTCTCTTCCCCAAATTTTCCGAGCGAACATCTTCTCCGGCAGTCTGAAAGTCCGCCGGCGCTctgcttctcttccttctctccgCCGGCGACCGCGCCTGCACGGCCTGATGATGTGATGGGGACCGGACTGCGGTTGCGAAGCTTGGCCTGAGCCACGTCCTCCTCCGACCCGCCGCCCGGCGTACCGTCTCCACGCGTGAGTTCGCTTTCTCCAAATCGTTATTGTGGCTTGAAGTTTCTCTAGACATCGACTGTGAAATCGGGAGAAATTCCCCTTTTTCGAAGTACCCTCGTGATCTTGCATAGAAATCTTGGGAAATTTCGGGGGTTCGATTCGACTAAATCTGTCCCGGGTTTCGGTGGCTCGAACTTTCTCTAGACATTGACTGTGAAAGCGGAGAAATTCCCTTTTCAAGCTGATTTTAAAATGACTCGTGATTTTGGATAGAAATTATGGGGAATTTCGGGGGTTTGATTCGACGAAATCTGTCCTGGATCACAAAGATCCGTGGGCTTGGACGATAGATACAGTGCCGCGGTTCTTGCCTGCCAATTCCCGGCATTCGATGTTCTGTCCCTAATGGCGCATCGAATTTACATCTAGACTTTCTGCAGGGTGATAAAAGGGGGAGTATTAGACGATTTCGAGAGCGCTTTTGTTAGTGTCGACTGACATTGTTAAATGGGTGTGTTTCTTCAGGCTCCAGCACCATTCAGTGGTGAGATTTCTACACCGCTCTATTGAACGGCTGCTTACAAGACCGTTTTGCTAGCGGCTAATCCCATTTGACCGTTGCGCCCACGGGTGCGTGACGCAAACTGAAATCTCTAAATGCCAAGAAAGAGAGGGAAGCGAACTGTTAAACGACCCCCTTCACCGCCCGGTGGAGATGAGGAAAGGCCATTAGACAAAGCCCAGGACGATGCTTCGACGGACCCAGAAGGTGCATGATTCATATCTTCAGCGGCATTGAATCTATTTATTATGATCATTTTTGCTATTGTATGCAGTTAATCCACTTGCAGTTTCTAGGCCTTCAATTTGGATGGCCATTATCCTTCTATGATGTTAGAACTATTCGGGTTATATaggttcttgaacttttgacGACTTCAATATGTGGTTAGTTAAGTTGCCCATGGTAAGACTAGATATATGTAAAGTGCTGGCTTAAGGATTCTCAATCCAAAGTACATTGATCAATCGTAAATGTTTACATTTAGAGGTAAACTGCAACTGAGTTTTTTGCTAATATTTAGGGGAAACTTGGAAACTGTTTAAGCACCTATCCTGGCAGTTTTTCCTTGGCTAAGTGGTTTTTCCATTAGAAGTTGAGATGGGTTGTCTTGAAATATTTTAGGTTGTGTAATTGTTCTTGGGTCTTTCTTATGTTTTTTCACGTATAATGTCCACAGTGGAAAAAAGAGTTGCAGCAATCAGAGCTATTCGTGATGTACAGATTGAGCATTTGCTGACTGAGTTACGTCTACTGCGCTCTTGTATGACCGAGGAACAGATGGGAGTCCCGTGCTTCAGTTTTTCACTGAAAATCTTCCACATCTATCATTTGAGCTAGACAGAGAAGATGGGCAGTTCGAAGTCCATTGGGGAAATAAAGATGGAAAATTATGTCTGGATAACAATGATGGAAAATTATGTCTGGACAACACTGATGGAAAAGCTCTACGTGCTTCACTTGTCCACCGAATGTCCATTGCTCATTCTGGAAACTCTGAGGCAATTCCATACTTTGGCGGCTTTGAGTTTTCCAGTAAAGGGGGTACATTTTGTTCTTAAAGCATGCATAACGTAGGAAAGATATTCAATATCCAACTCCTATACTCAGTGGATCTACTTGATTGTTGCAGGAAAAGCAGGCCTTTTTAGTTCAGAAAATCTGCAAGTGAGTGACTTTGTATGTCTTTCAAAGCTTTCATTGTCTAGCTTTTAGCCCTATTAGATGATGCAGCTTAAAGACAGGCACCCTTAAGAATCTTTTGCCTCTTGCCACTGCTGTCTTCTCCTGTTTTAATAGACAACCAACAGATACTCAAACCAGTCTGCAATGATTATTCCTTCTTTGATCTTGTTTTAGATAGAGACTGTTCCTGATATAGTAATTTCATCTTTCTAAAGATGAAATTTATGAGTTCTACCCTTTTACAAATACCAGTTCATTTAATGACAGTAGGGCGTCTATAGAATCTTGCACCTAACCTGACTTTGCCTCTACCTTCACTCATGAATTTCatgttatatttaaaaaattgttataggTTTTGGATGAGCCATCAGACTGTCAGATGCTCGGTCTGCCGGATACTCTTAGAACTCCTGGGGTTAGTTTCTGAATAACTATTTGGCAcacccaaatttattttttcattttaacgTAAAGTTTTCTGCCAAAAAAGTCTTGATGTAAAATTGAGATAGGCACTCTGCATCATTTTAGAAGTAAAGCATATAAACAACGTAGGAGGTATGATAGAAACTGTGGACCTTATTGGAACTTTTGAGGCTATGTATCAGAGCTTTGCTAGGCATTTTATGTAACTGTGGTGACATGATTGCCCATTTAAAACCTATTAGTAAAAGATGTGCCAAGTTTCTATGTTCAGCCAAGACTTGTAAGAATGCGTACCTTTACATGTGCTTTTAAATGGTTTTTTTGCTGAAATTATTCAGCTAAATAGTGACATAGTGACATTAAAAGTAGTCAAATGTCCAGAACTACATGAGTGCTTTTTTCAGCACTAACGTAGTAATCAAATAATTAGTGCCCTCCGCTACTTTGTGATGGAATTCTTCTTCTCCATATGGTACGTAATTCTCTTTCACCTCATTGCTTGCCCTCTGCAGCTGAGTAGCCAAAGGCTCTCCATAGGGATGACACCTAAAACCTTAAGGTTGCCTAAGCCTGGGGAGATGCTTCTATCTGTCCGTGGTTCTCCTCTCGGTGTCTACAAAGAAGAGAACATGGAAGTGATAAAGGGTATGATTGGATCCgtgttagaaatttttttcattaagatGTAAAGACAAGGAATTTGTTTAATCGGAAGGATCAAATGGACTAGCGGCAGATGGAGGGATATTGCTTTCTCAGAGTGGAAACTATCCTCTTTCTCTATCTTAACCCGTGTTTCTTTCTTCAATTGCAGAATCTGATGAAGATTGACGAGATTTAAATCTGTCAGGCATCATGCTTCAGGAGTGGCAGCAAAATGTTGATTCAGTCTAATTGCCACTGCTATAATAGAGAAGCTTTTGCCATGATTAGTGAATCTGAGCTTGTATGGAAAATTGAATTGCTGCTGCTTATTCTCCTAACATTGGAAATAGGTGCTGGGCTACTGCACTGTCTCGTTTCTGGGGATGTATTCGTCTTTTTTATGTCAATGGGTCAAGTAGATTATTGAGCTTGTTCAGTCACATGCACCATCAAATGTTTCTTCTGCATAGCTAACTCAGGTTTGCTGATCCATTGCCTTTGCCTGTCAatctcaaaaaatatttttcaagccTGACACATTTAAGACTGCAGTTCTTTTTGCAGGGACAAAAACTTTTATGGCATGATTGGAAAAATATGACTTCCCATCTAGCACATGAGCCCAGTTGTATGATGTGCTAGTAGTTCATGAATGCACTGTTTGCTAAATTGACTGGTTCaatgatatatgataaattCCAATGTGGACATACATGATAAAGAATGGAATCAACTAGTTTACATTCTCTGTTTTCATTCCTTACCCATCACAACCTGCACGTATATGACGATTGAAGACTAGATTCCCTACCAGCAGTCCTAATCCTCCCACAACCAACCGACAAGTTCCTGATGGATCTTGCAGGTGGACAAGTTCGGAAGCCAAACCTGTTCTCTGGGTTCATGAATCGAATGATCAAGCAAATCATTACCAGTGACCCTGCCAGAGTATAACCCTTGATTGCCAACCCAATGGTTTTGGCCAACACAATGTACATGCCCGAAGCAAAGGCTAGTACCATACCTAGAACAGCAATGTAAATACTGACTCCAGCAACATGCACATATCGCATTCCCATGGGCTCAAAGTTGCCAGTTAGAGACAAATCGAACAGGAGGTAGATTGCAAGGACTGAGAAACAGAATGCTGTTGTGTTAAACACCACGAAGGCTTTGAAAGCTGCTCGTCTTGCGAAAGTTGCTGTCCCTTGGTCAGGTCCAATGTTGTTGTAGCCACCAGGCATTGTGAATGCTGCCGTGAAGGTGACAGTGGCGATAAACACTGCGGTGAGCAGATGGTTGTCATGCGCACATCCTTTTGATGTATCGAATTTCTCTGGGTAGGCCATGCTCCCTGTGGTTATGGAAATGCTTGATCTTTCCTCACCATATTGCTTCTCAAGTCTCTTTACATGTTTAATAACCCGGTCTTGCATATCGTTGACACAAAACCATGCTTCCAGCAAGTACTGAAGTTTTGCAGCTTTAAGGCCAACCTAAGTCCACagaataaatcaatcaatcaattctgGCTTTTCTTACATGGGTGGGGGCAATATTTGATCACAGCATACAAAAAGATCCTTGAAAGTAGACATATAAGATGTTCCTGACTAGTTGTTGACCATGTCAAGACCCTTCTAATATCTTCCGTTCTTGAGATGAAACAGTTTAGTTGTAGAATTTGAAAGTTACTTACAGTGTAAGATCAGTTTTGCATAAAGGTCAACTCTGCACTTTGGCTTAAACAAAGTATGGTGTTGATGGGAAAGAAAAACCTACTCAGCACTGCCTTTAAGGATAAACTCAAGGAAGAAAAGTGAGCTCGATTTGGTTATTGTCTGCGCTTTCTTCATGACTGACCCTCGCCATATGCCGAAGGCTGAGGTTTTGCCTAAGACTACAATGTGGAAATTGACTATAAATAGTGAAGTGAGTGAAGGGCTTGGAGAGATCTCTTAAAACCGTCATTTGAGAATGGCATATGATACGCATTATGAATATTTCTTTCTACTAGGTCCCCAGCTTTTGATGGACATCAAGAAAGTATTAAGTTAAATCGATGTGAGCTGCATCACCATTCAAGAAAGCGTACCTTTTCATGATCATCGAAAATTCCTAGGGCTGTCAAACGTTCCTTATTCGTGGCTCTGATGTCGACTCTCTTATCAAATACCAGGATGTTCATCATGCTGTAATCTCGGCAAAGAGCAGCCAAATGGAGAGCGGTGTTTCCATCTTTATCACGTACATTTATAAGATCCCCCAGGTTCGGCATCTCCAATATGTGCTTGACGACCTTTATCTGCCGGCCTAATACTGCAGAGTGAAGAGCGGTTTGTCCTCTGTTGTTTATCGAGTCGCAAACATCAGGACAGAATGCAATCAGCTCGTCCAGTACATTGATATGGCCAAGAAGTGCTGCAATATGAAGAGCGGTGGCGCCATCCTTGGTTAACAGGTAAGCAGTGGAAACCTCATGCTGCAATAATATTCGAACTGCTTCGACTTTGCCAAAGTGAGCAGCATAATGAAGAGGAGTCCACCCAATGTCATCTCCTTCACTGATCATGTGTGGTCTCTTGTTCACGATCATTCTCAGGCAATCATGTCCTTCACACAGATCATAACCAAGAGAACCATCAAAAATCTATTAAGACAGATTTCCTGTGCCTTCAGAATAACTTATCATGTTCAACTTGCAGCTTgatgaactttttttcttcgGGTTAAGTACAGATTTAGTCCTTTTAAGTTTCAACATTTGTGCGGTTTGATCctccaattttgttttgtttaactaAATTCTCTTAGCTTGTTTTACCTGTGCAATTCGGtcttttaagttttatttttttgcaatcaagtcctcTAACTCTCTGGACTTTgtgtaatcaaatccttcaGTCCAACACTATAGCCAAACCGTCAACTTAGTTAACGACGTAGCGTTGCTTATGTGATGGAAATGACACAGTGATGTTAATTTGCTATCAAATGAGTAGAAAACAAAcgggaaaaacaaaaactaaatcATAATTCGACGGTATTAGTCAGCCTTCGTAAACAAAACGcttc
Above is a window of Eucalyptus grandis isolate ANBG69807.140 chromosome 9, ASM1654582v1, whole genome shotgun sequence DNA encoding:
- the LOC104418314 gene encoding LOW QUALITY PROTEIN: uncharacterized protein LOC104418314 (The sequence of the model RefSeq protein was modified relative to this genomic sequence to represent the inferred CDS: inserted 1 base in 1 codon); its protein translation is MSTVEKRVAAIRAIRDVQIEHLLTELRLLRSCMTEEQMXSPVLQFFTENLPHLSFELDREDGQFEVHWGNKDGKLCLDNNDGKLCLDNTDGKALRASLVHRMSIAHSGNSEAIPYFGGFEFSSKGGKAGLFSSENLQVSDFVLDEPSDCQMLGLPDTLRTPGLSSQRLSIGMTPKTLRLPKPGEMLLSVRGSPLGVYKEENMEVIKESDED
- the LOC104418313 gene encoding ankyrin repeat-containing protein ITN1, which gives rise to MIVNKRPHMISEGDDIGWTPLHYAAHFGKVEAVRILLQHEVSTAYLLTKDGATALHIAALLGHINVLDELIAFCPDVCDSINNRGQTALHSAVLGRQIKVVKHILEMPNLGDLINVRDKDGNTALHLAALCRDYSMMNILVFDKRVDIRATNKERLTALGIFDDHEKVGLKAAKLQYLLEAWFCVNDMQDRVIKHVKRLEKQYGEERSSISITTGSMAYPEKFDTSKGCAHDNHLLTAVFIATVTFTAAFTMPGGYNNIGPDQGTATFARRAAFKAFVVFNTTAFCFSVLAIYLLFDLSLTGNFEPMGMRYVHVAGVSIYIAVLGMVLAFASGMYIVLAKTIGLAIKGYTLAGSLVMICLIIRFMNPENRFGFRTCPPARSIRNLSVGCGRIRTAGRESSLQSSYTCRL